A genomic region of Micromonospora sp. NBRC 110009 contains the following coding sequences:
- a CDS encoding MFS transporter, with translation MSATTTTAPTHAPGAPLTDKQRRAVIAGSIGNTVEWVDWALYASFAPIFSAQFFPKGNPNAALLATLAVFAVGFLMRPIGGALLGSYADRRGRKAGMTLTISMMAVAALVIAICPPYSAIGILAPVVLVLARLVQGFSAGGEFGTSSAFLIESASPRRRGFVGSWQQVSVGAGALIASLLGTLLTRTLSDDALATWGWRVAFAVGGLLGLVGLWLRVSVEETDAFTELAQRRVGQAKPQPVKEMLVKHPRAALRVVGITIAGTLLYYMWVSYMPGYAHTAEGVPLTTAFLANTLAIAIFLVLLPFGGKLSDRFGRKPTLLFFAIGFLVLAWPAFQIIGGGFWSLFLVELAGVFFLVGYSANCAVVMAEQFPADVRTTGIGLPYALAVAIFGGTAPYVTTWLATHGHRDKVWLYAAAAAVVGIVVYATMPETKGKEIG, from the coding sequence GTGTCCGCGACCACCACGACCGCACCGACCCACGCACCAGGCGCGCCCCTCACCGACAAGCAGCGCCGCGCCGTGATCGCCGGTTCGATCGGCAACACCGTCGAATGGGTCGACTGGGCCCTGTACGCCTCGTTCGCACCGATCTTCTCCGCCCAGTTCTTCCCGAAGGGGAACCCGAACGCCGCCCTGCTGGCCACCCTGGCCGTGTTCGCCGTCGGCTTCCTGATGCGCCCCATCGGTGGCGCCCTGCTGGGCAGCTACGCCGACCGGCGCGGCCGCAAGGCCGGCATGACGTTGACCATCTCGATGATGGCCGTCGCCGCCCTGGTCATCGCGATCTGCCCGCCGTACTCGGCGATCGGCATTCTCGCCCCGGTCGTCCTGGTGCTCGCCCGTCTGGTGCAGGGCTTTTCCGCCGGTGGCGAGTTCGGCACCTCCTCCGCCTTCCTCATCGAGTCCGCGTCGCCCCGGCGCCGGGGCTTCGTCGGGTCCTGGCAGCAGGTGTCGGTGGGCGCCGGCGCGCTGATCGCCTCGCTGCTGGGCACGCTGCTGACCCGTACCCTCAGCGACGACGCCCTGGCCACCTGGGGTTGGCGGGTCGCGTTCGCCGTCGGCGGCCTGCTCGGCCTGGTCGGGCTGTGGCTGCGGGTCTCGGTCGAGGAGACCGACGCGTTCACCGAACTCGCGCAGCGGCGGGTGGGGCAGGCCAAGCCCCAGCCGGTGAAGGAGATGCTGGTCAAGCACCCGCGCGCCGCGCTGCGGGTCGTCGGGATCACCATCGCCGGCACCCTGCTGTACTACATGTGGGTCAGCTACATGCCCGGCTACGCCCACACCGCCGAGGGCGTCCCGCTGACCACCGCGTTCCTCGCCAACACCCTGGCCATCGCGATCTTCCTGGTGCTGCTGCCCTTCGGCGGCAAGCTCTCCGACCGGTTCGGCCGCAAGCCCACCCTGCTCTTCTTCGCCATCGGCTTCCTCGTGCTGGCCTGGCCGGCGTTCCAGATCATCGGCGGTGGCTTCTGGTCGCTGTTCCTCGTCGAACTCGCCGGGGTCTTCTTCCTGGTCGGCTACTCCGCCAACTGCGCCGTGGTGATGGCCGAGCAGTTCCCCGCCGACGTCCGCACCACCGGCATCGGCCTGCCCTACGCCCTCGCCGTGGCGATCTTCGGCGGCACCGCCCCCTACGTCACCACGTGGCTGGCCACCCACGGCCACCGCGACAAGGTGTGGCTGTACGCCGCCGCGGCCGCCGTCGTCGGGATCGTCGTCTACGCCACCATGCCGGAGACCAAGGGCAAGGAGATCGGATGA